The following nucleotide sequence is from Salvia miltiorrhiza cultivar Shanhuang (shh) chromosome 7, IMPLAD_Smil_shh, whole genome shotgun sequence.
AGcttattcaatatttttaaacATGTTGAATGATGGTTGTAGGCCAGATGTCGTGCTCATAAACAATGTAATAAACTTCTTGGGAAGGGGGGGAAGGTTGCCTGATGCGATCAAGCTCTTCGAAGGAATGGAATCATTGAACTGTAGTCCAAATGTGGTAACTTACAACACTCTCATTAAAGTTCTGTTTGAATCAAAAGCGCCGGTATCTGAGGTCATCTCGTGGTATGAGAAAATGAAAACCAGTGGTGTTAGTCCTAGTGCATATACTTACTCAATCCTCATAGATGGGTTCTGCAAGAAAAATAGCTTAGAAAAAGCATTATTAATGCTTGAAGAGATGGATGAAAAGGGTTTTCCTCCATGTCCAGCTGCTTATTGCAGCTTAATCAACAGTCTTGGCCGATCAAAACGGTATGATGCTGCTCATGAGTTGTTTCAAGAACTTAAAGAAAATTGCGGATCCTCAAGTGCTCGTGTGTATGCTGTGATGATAAAACATTTTGGAAAATGTGGACGTTTGTCTGAGGCTGTCGATCTTTTCCATGAGATGAAAAGACTTGGTTGCACTCCGGATGTCTACGCCTATAATGCTCTCATGTCGGCTATGGTGAGGGCTGGCATGACAGACGAGGCTCAATCATTGTTTCCAAGAATGGGAGATGATGGTTGTGCTCCTGATCTTAACTCACACAACATCATTTTGAATGGCTTGGCCAGAACAGGTGGGCCAGAACAGGCGATGGAGATGTTCACGAAAATGAAAACTTCTGAGATGAAGCCGGACGCTGTCTCCTATAATACACTTCTAGGTTGCCTCAGCCGTGCCGGTATGTTCGAAGAGGCTGCAAGGCTAATGAAAGAGATGCGCCAGAATGGTTTCGAATATGATGTCATAACGTACTCATCAATACTCGAGGCTGTTGGTAAAGTTGATGAAGATAAGCCTGCAGCTTGATAAGCAACATATGGTAAAAAGCCATTGATACTTATCTTTTACCCCTTGTGTGTTTCCTTCACAAATATTCTAGATCTATAATTGAAAAACACTTGGATTGCAGCCTTTGTTGAAGTTGTCCTTTTAGCTGGAAATTGCATAGGAGAGGGGAAAACCTTTTTGAGTTTGGGATAAAGAATCATTAGTAGAACATTAATCATACCTCAACTGTTGAAATTCTGACCCTTCTTTGGGTGTTATTTTTATTGCTAATTTGCTACAGAAGGAAAGGTTGAGACTTTTAATTGTAATGCTTTAAAAGTTGTGTTTAGTTTGCAATGAACAATTAATATGTCGCAATCTATTTTCGAGTTGGTACTTAAAAGTGTATCTCGCAATCGACTTTCATATGTGAATTTCATGCACCCTAGTTATTGAACTAACTATTCTAAGGGGATGAAGGTGTATAATATACTTGTGACGTCCAAATGTCATGCAAACGAGCCCTATAAGAAAAAACATGACAatataactaaaataaattaatataatagttTGGGAAAAGGAAATTCATACACATTCAAGAAAAATATGAAGCATGTAAGATGCAAATTTATAGTGGCCCACAGAATtgagagcatccgcaatgggcttacttgatagcctacttgatagtggagAATCAaattgagtaagtagtgctgcattggggttacttgatagcctacttgatttttttagttttttaaagaggagagagagatttttaaagaggagaagagaattaaaaaaaaaaattacatcactCGTGTATACTCAAAGGATCGAGTAGGCCTCGAGTAAGGCCCCCTGCAACACTCTACTCgagtgcaacgctctactcgagtaggCGCTCGAGTAGATGCGTTGCAGATGCTCTGAGAACGATAGCATTAGCATTCTTGAGTTAGGAGATCGGCGATTTAATGtacataaaataagaaaataataattcttcaaCAAAGTCGTTGTGGTATAGTGGTAAGTATTCTTGCTTGTCATTTGGGTGACCTAGGCTCAATTCCCGACAATGgcgattttatttttagtttactAACaattctacataaaaataattgattttgCGAATGTGATATTGCAGTGTTTTTTggaagaaattttatt
It contains:
- the LOC130992407 gene encoding pentatricopeptide repeat-containing protein At3g16010 isoform X2 — encoded protein: MAGSTIFWRRGISTCSCLFERIKQTESEIVQMFRLGIPKDEKTGFGNRSAIRKNSPARELDERFIRILKIFKWGPDAEKALEVLKLKVDHRLVREVLQVDVEINVKVQFFRWAGKRRHFEHDCTTYMALIHCLEEARLVGGMWKMIQELVKSSCVIGPSDLSEIIRVLGRVKMVDKALSIFYQIKNRKCKPTATTYNTIILMLIKEGHYEKVHELYSEMCSESDCFPDTVTYSALISAFGKLSRGDSAIRLFEEMKENGLSPTAKIYTTMLSVLFKQGKPEKALGLVQEMKSAGCAPTVYTYTEIIRGLGTAGRVEEAYSIFLNMLNDGCRPDVVLINNVINFLGRGGRLPDAIKLFEGMESLNCSPNVVTYNTLIKVLFESKAPVSEVISWYEKMKTSGVSPSAYTYSILIDGFCKKNSLEKALLMLEEMDEKGFPPCPAAYCSLINSLGRSKRYDAAHELFQELKENCGSSSARVYAVMIKHFGKCGRLSEAVDLFHEMKRLGCTPDVYAYNALMSAMVRAGMTDEAQSLFPRMGDDGCAPDLNSHNIILNGLARTGGPEQAMEMFTKMKTSEMKPDAVSYNTLLGCLSRAGMFEEAARLMKEMRQNGFEYDVITYSSILEAVGKVDEDKPAA
- the LOC130992407 gene encoding pentatricopeptide repeat-containing protein At3g16010 isoform X1 yields the protein MKMAGSTIFWRRGISTCSCLFERIKQTESEIVQMFRLGIPKDEKTGFGNRSAIRKNSPARELDERFIRILKIFKWGPDAEKALEVLKLKVDHRLVREVLQVDVEINVKVQFFRWAGKRRHFEHDCTTYMALIHCLEEARLVGGMWKMIQELVKSSCVIGPSDLSEIIRVLGRVKMVDKALSIFYQIKNRKCKPTATTYNTIILMLIKEGHYEKVHELYSEMCSESDCFPDTVTYSALISAFGKLSRGDSAIRLFEEMKENGLSPTAKIYTTMLSVLFKQGKPEKALGLVQEMKSAGCAPTVYTYTEIIRGLGTAGRVEEAYSIFLNMLNDGCRPDVVLINNVINFLGRGGRLPDAIKLFEGMESLNCSPNVVTYNTLIKVLFESKAPVSEVISWYEKMKTSGVSPSAYTYSILIDGFCKKNSLEKALLMLEEMDEKGFPPCPAAYCSLINSLGRSKRYDAAHELFQELKENCGSSSARVYAVMIKHFGKCGRLSEAVDLFHEMKRLGCTPDVYAYNALMSAMVRAGMTDEAQSLFPRMGDDGCAPDLNSHNIILNGLARTGGPEQAMEMFTKMKTSEMKPDAVSYNTLLGCLSRAGMFEEAARLMKEMRQNGFEYDVITYSSILEAVGKVDEDKPAA